ACTGTCCAAAGAAttgatcaccaaagtttcagccaattgtggtgagtagttttggaattatagcactaaACAGTAGCAAGAGAGCAAGGAAACCAAtctgtacagcaactatacatATGAAAACAAACTACAGGTCTTACATTCATAGCTGTTTGCATTAGTCTATATACAATGTTGGGATCTGGCTTAATATGTTCACCATAGATTGGCAAATTAACCAAGGTCTGTAATCTTTTGCACACATAGGTATGAAGGCAGTAAATGACAACAATCTAGCTTACGTTAAACAAACACACACGACACGCGTACCATTGGGgttacagaaatgaaacaaacacTCTCCATGAGTAGGCAAATCAAATGGTATATAGATTTAATCATTTTGAATCTtgcttctctgagtaatggcttgATAAAAGCTTACATACCTTTTATTTTGTAGCATgtacgatttaaaaaaaaaattttttttgtctttctcaaaatgcatgcttgtgcaaacaaggtgggtttttgctgaggTGATCACAATGATTTAAATACAACATCAATGTTGCAATAGTTGCCACACAAGAGCTATCACAAATGTTCTAACCATGAATACAACTCACTTGTAGCAATAAGACACAAATCATATGCCTCGTATGATATCAGAGGGATGGGTAGTTCCCTCAGGTATAGCTTGAGGGCACTGCTTACAGCATGTACGTCGTAGGCTGATAATTGGGGCTCTACTCCTGTAGAAAAATAAAATTTCTCTGATAATAGCATACATTTAGCAGTAGCATACATCTATATTACTATCTAGCCCAAAACGTTAGTACAATTTAATACCCTAAGTTACATGGATGTTGTGGCTAATCATAAACGATACTACTTTTGTATTTTTAATTCACTGTAATAAATTTTAGCCATTCTTTAAAACACAAAAATATGTTGCATTTGTAAGACAAATATTTGAAATTCTCCTGATAAAACTGCtaaacagcaaaaaaaaattgtctcatactatcaagagtaaataatggaagagagagtatccaactgccatatactgcatcaaaaatgagcacgtcaagtagagaagccatcctgtagtgctttcaaagacagtgttgaatgaagtaataaacacctgctaggTCAGTCTGTTTGAAGTGcccaggcatgatttgaagtcaaacagtctgagctagaaggtgtttattacttcattcaacacttactttgatagcactacgggatggcttctctacttgacagtgctcatttttgatgcagtatatggcagttggatactctctcttccattatttactcttgatactaTGTATGCTGTAGTGATGGTATGACATAGGGTAGATATGTGGAGTAGGAGTGTAAGTACGTGTCATATGATGGCACAGCAAGTATGCTATGTACGTTACCTACACAACAGGGCAGGTACCACTGCTGGCTAGTAGCTAAACAATAAGTAATTATTACCCATCAAATGTGGGGTGAAAACACTACAATGTTAGATTTTGTAAATCGTTTATTGTCAAAGGCTACACACAAAGTTGGGATATTTTTATGTTTAATAAACCACACAGTGTGTAGATACATGTATCACTTCATCATTTACAACAAACCTACTTTAAAAGGTCAAGATACTCTTATAAAGCAGCAGACTTTTCTGGCTATGCCCTTGTACACACATAACTAAAAACAAATGTTCTCATTCTAGAAAGAAAGACAAAGATAGATAGGTTAAAGCAAGTAAGCAACCCTGAAGTAGGGGTATTCAGATTCCTAATTTTTACCAAGGCAAGTAAGTGTTTCAGTTGCCATAATGACAGCTACACTGGTGGTATATCTGAAACAAATTACAACTGTGAATTAATTTGCTGAatgtttttattgttttattaggatgactgttcaattagagtattttacttgTGTGCCTGGCACTCATGTTTGTCTTTCGtattgtaactctgtagctattAGACAAATTTTCAACTTCCCCCTTtaattgtgccaaatttcaacacAAATGGATGGCAATTGTTGTAAGTTTACGAAAAGAATAACATCCCGGGATGATAGCCACAgcactacatatgtatgaaaAATGTGGTTGTACCTGCAAATAACACACTGCTGTGAGGTACCATCTACTTGGGCCTCACATTACAATTTTGATCTATAGCGCTATTTGAGTGTGGAATGAATGATGAAACAACTTAAAAATATTGTAAGACTAGAAAGGTTTCCTGAGCTTGTTATGTATGGTTCAAAATAGCACTACTACTTAGTAGTTAACTCACATCCAGTGCAATACCAGTAAACATTTTAGAGGGAATAAATTTCACTACACATATTCACTAGACTGGACTAGACTAGATTATTCACTAGACAAAACTTCCTGCATGGCAAAGACAATTTGCAAGTCCCTTCATTAAGGAAATCACTTTGTACATTGTCACCACACTGACTGGGtgacacaatgacatcacaccTGACATAACAAGTTATTTTTCTCTTTTTTTTCCTCCACATTTCTACAAAGTAAACTATAACATTTTGGTCTCCAACTGCACCTCAAGATCAATGGCACAGGGGAACTCCCAAGGAATGAGCAGCTCAGAGGTAGATGACTGAGCAGTAAACAACCAACAGGGCCAGCCCTCACCAAGGAGTACAGGGTATTCCACTTTACACTCAACACATTTTCTACTTATACATAGTGGCAGCTGTACATATAATATCCATGAGAAGCAAAAGGTGTTTTCTATTTTATTTAACTTCTTGCATCTAGTACGGTGCTTTCATCAGCAAGGGTGACTAGAAAACACTAGCACACATCAAATATGTTATGGTAGAACATCATGCAGCCTAAAATCAACTGTACAGAAGGATGGTGACAAGTTGCAAGTTCAACTATTAGTACATTCATGGTATACTTCAGGTAGCAATTCAGGTCAGATGTCTGACATCATTGTGGCGCAAGTTACAAGATGCTGCTGAAAACAAGGAGAGTAATTTTAAAGTATTTCTAGCATGTACACACATAATGTGGGTGGGGCAAACAGTCACATGGTATCAACAAACTCAGAGAAATGTTGTAGTGCTAAGAGtgaggaagggactaacaacaTTTGGTAGCCCAAAATGGTAAGGAGTTGTTTGTACTGATGACATCAATGGAATGCTACTCTAGAAGAATAAGGACAATACAAAGCTCTCTAGAGAACTCTTGACTGACATGCAAGTCCACTATGACGCACTGGAAGAACAAATAGCTCACGTCCTACATCATCAAAGATGGTCGATGTACATTCCAGGATTTTGGTCTCACAACTTGTTTCATGACActgctggtgtgtgtgtgcaaaaACCCCATCTTCGGCATAGAACAAAGGAGCTACAATACACAAACTACTGGATGGCATGCAACTCAGTTCACGATGGAATTCCAAATGTTGTCACGTATCCTTCTTTACGTACTGTAAACAGGAAACCTTTGACAGCAGACGAATCCTGAATCAAACGTTGACAAAATCACAAAATTGTGTATCTAAACTCCTACTTTTAAAGGCACCTATTCATGTTTGATAAATTAAATTTGTACCAAATCGTCCCAAATCGTCCCAAATCGTCAACCTTTTCTTCTGTTAAAATTATATGTTGCACGTTAATGCTGTAACTATTAGTGTAGATTTAATACACTGAAAAATACCAATGCCACCATTAGCTACAAGCAGGCCCAAATGTGGCAgacaaatatttacacagtccATCAGTCTCCCATGTATATCCTATTAGCGTATTCTCCTGTCCACATGCTAGTGTAGTGTTAGTACAAGACAACACTTCCAAGTATTGCTGCCAATGATGGTGCTAATTGGACTTCCACATCATTGAAATACTTCTCCTCCACAATGAGAAATATGGTAACAAGTTAAGAGGCACCCTAGGCTATCAGGAGTAACGGAGTACCTCAAGTTTATTGAGAGCAACCTAGTTATTGTGCCCAGCTACACTTGCACTGATACCATCTGGTGACCATGCTGGAACTTCCTGGGCCTGGAATCTGATGAATCAAGTAATTGTTTGAATAAGTGAAAGTCCATTCAAAGTTTCAAGAGAAAAAGTAAAACATGAAATATATCCTAGAGATGGTCTTTCCATATCAGTGTCAGTATTAAGTACATAGAGCTTCACTTTTGCTGAAAACTTGCTACATTAATTTTCAGTTTTATTCAGTGGGATTAGCAAATATATGGTGTGATGGTAAACACCTTCACTCACTAACTAGGTGAAATGTTTCTATAATAACACAAATGACTGATATAATAACATCAATACTTGTATAGGTGGTAAATAAATAAAGTTATCACACTAACAAATTCAAATGAACTCCTTAGCAACAAATCAGCTTAGCACAATATGTTGTAGAACAAACATTTCCTTAAATTGTATTTGCAAACTTAACAAATTACTATATTACATTAGACCAAGTCTGTTCCCAACACACACTCACATGGCACATACACACTGGCCTAgtttttcaaacttttatgaCCCACAGCTTGccacaccatacacacacacacacgctcatTCACTATTACAGTGTGTGGTTTAGGGAAAGAAATTAATAAAATATCTTACAGCTGCTGAGGTCGCACCCCAGACCCCCCGAAACTCTTTCAAGATGCCACCATGATAATCCAACAAGTAAAATGTTGGATTATATTTATCTCATATATCACTAGAATTGTGTGTACACATTATATATTTGACCACAAGACATAGCGAATATATTCAAATGGTAACCATGGTAGTTACTAAAACCATTATAAAAACATTTTTCAATTGGTCAAGGATAATCATAACACTCCCAGACCACACTAGTAGGGATTAatgtgtaattattattaatagcCTCATATAATTGGCTGGGTACACTGGCTGGCTAGCACATTAATATTACATCTATGCCTGGAACTATAGGGGTCTAAAATTACCAGAGGAAGTAATTGATAACAACAAGCAAACAACTTTTACACTGTTTATGGTATACCACACAACCAGAgcgaaaaaaattttttttgcagtgaGGACTTGCATACTGTATCTCTATTGCATGATAATCTTGAGGGTGAATATTTGCAAGGAAATGAGCAAAACAtaattcaaaaatttgtacatgCACAGTTTGAAACAATGTGAGCACCACTAGACTACATCACTGAAAATGTGCACACTTCCCCGTACCAAGTATCAAGCTCATGAATCATATAATGAAACAACATACTTGTAGAGAGATGTTTGTATTATCTTTGTAAAAGAGGAAAAAACTGCACCTACTTGATAAGGTGCCAAATTACATCGTAACCAAGCTTATGTTTCCACTGACCACCTGTGCTGCTACACACTGtaggtatgtacatacacaggGACATGCACTGTAGTCTCACACGACCTCCTTGTTATATGACACCATTAGTCAATGAGATATATGAGCATACACTAAAGACACAACACACAGAAAAAATGTTAAACACGAAAGTTTTGAGAGACAAAACAGTGTTACTGAGTTCGTGGTTTTGCTAAAAATTCACAGTACCAGATTCATTATTCATGACCTTCTTCAAATATTTTCCCAAATAAAAAACCACAAAATTCCATCACAGAAATAAGTTTCTACTGGTATATATGCTGGGGACACACAGTttacaagagttcataatattataggggATGAAGTCTTGTTGACAGATTAGATGTGTTGAATAAAATTTAGTTGGTTATAGTGCTTGTACTAAAATTATAGGCACAATTTGTCACTGTACCAAAATTTTATGTTCAATTGGTTTTAGATATAGTCCTTTATAAAGCTCATGTTATCTACATTTCAGTtgactagctactgtataaccAGAAATTTTGAGGGatgaaattttcacaaattttcaCACGCATGAAAATATAATCATTGTGTCTCCACTAATTTCTTCTGgagtttcatgaataaaaaaaaagtaAAATTTTCTTTTTACACATTTTTGTAAAAGTTTCGCTGTTCAAAAAATTCCAGCTATATGGTAACTATCAAGAGCTAATAACTCGTGTTAATGCTGTCATACTAAAAATGCTTCAAACACACACATCATCGCCACTCTACCGATGACTTAATGACATGATTGTCAACTAATCAGATAGCTCATTAAGGGTCATCACATCACATTTGATGATGATCATTATGAACATATAACAAGTTCATTGGTCTCCATGGGTTACATGTTATATAGTTAGCCAATAGTCCATATATTAACATAACAACTTATACTACAGCAACAGCTAAAGCAACTTTGTGTTGTGTTGGAGATCCACCTTGTATCAGTATACCACAAGGTGCCAGTGACACAGTTGGATATCCTTTTGATCACTATCACGACAAAACTGTGATACTGTTTTCGTTGGTACTAACATACTAGCTGGTGCACAGTCtgataatacaatacaatgctCCAAAAGTCATACGTCAGATAGATGGGACATTCTACAACAGACTAGCTATACTATCACACAATTAACATAGAACAGTGGTTTGGCTCTAGAACATCAAAATTCAATGTATAGCAACAACAGCCTCGTACTACATTCTACAAAGCATGAAAGCACTTCTACACAAGCACAGTAGCATATCATGGTATACATACCATAGAAAGCAAAATCCTTACCATAGCCATACTGGTAACTTTAGTTGATAGATTAAATTATGGCTCAGTTATATGGACTCTCTATGTTTCATTAAATTTCATTACAGTCACCAACACCACAGTTTAAATGTCTCATAACTGTTTATTTATCATTTAATAAGAGacaattttaaattaaatttgcAAGCACAACGGATAAAGGTATTTGGTTGTCATGCAGTTTTATTTGATGTGTCAGTATGTACTAAATTTGTCAAACCTGAGCAAGTGCCATTATATTGTGCACCATTCTGAAGCATAATCTACAATTTGGCAGCATCTTAATTTATTAGAAGTAAGGATTCATCAAAGTTTCCTTTTGTCAATTTCATTTGTACAGTGCCCCATCTTCTACACACCATTAATGACACTTTTCTCCAAAACACATTCCATTGGGGGATACATTTTTATCCTTTATAGTACGTTGGTTTTTGGTCCAGGCCAGACGTCTGTTATCATATGGTGCAATAATACTGTATGGCAGCTGAAAGCATACCACTCATAAAAAAACATGATCATTTGGCAATAGGATCAAGCCCAAATGTGTCCCAAAATTTGTAGTAACTGGAATGACCAACTGACTTACTGTCAAACTAACGGACAAATGATTCTGGTGTTACTGTATGTTTGGCATACTCAAATCAGAGGATTTACTATCACTGAACTATAACACAAGTTAGGCCTCTCTTGGTCATTACTATTTTCTCCACATAATTTTCCTGGACGACTAGGCAGCCAATGACAGCCAGTCACAACACACACCACATAGCATGTGCATGGCTTAGCAACTTGTGGACCCAACATATACTGTATTATCTCAACTACACACTGACTGGGTAAATAAAATACACACCTGGTATGTTAAATTCAGGGGTGCCAAATACAAATCAATGCCAGAATCACATGTTGCACTAACATCTGAGCAGCCTCAATAATATCAGTGTGCTTCACCTTGTGTTTCACTGTTGTATTAAGTGAAGATTCCAAACTTTAAGTCGATGAATTATACAAGCACTCTAACCTCAACTAATCATTACCACCCTTAGCTAAGAAATAAACAAACAGATGCCAGGCAAGCAGGGGTGTGTTGTTGCAGGGGTGTGTTGTTGCAGGGGTGTGTTGTTGCAGGGGTGTGTTGTTGCGCCACGGAGTGTCATTGACACTGATGGGTAGAACAGGGTTCACAAATACTTGCACTATGTAGATGGATTGAGTTCTAATTTCAACAAATCAGTGAAATTCTTGATCTACATCGTCATAGTATACAATAATTCTAAGTTGCAAAGTATACAAGTTGTGCTACTTCACCATACAGTCTcctcacacacaaacaaacacacactggTTACAGCATCCATGGCCCATGGTACCACATATTTATGGATACTGTGACTAAGTGTGGCTGCTAAATATGATGAAACATCGAAGGGATCAAAGAATATTAAAAAGGGTGAATTCACCTTGTGCTATTCAACACAAAAGGGATTCATCATACTAAGTGCTTTCATTTCACTAGATATTCAAAGGTTATCACAACTGTGTTAGCCATGATATCTAGGATAAACACCAAGTCACCAATATCCAGACCAGTGGGACCCAAGAGTTATTAggtacagctgaactctccgtGACAGTATAGTGTGTCATGTCAGCTCATTGGTAAAGCAGTGATGtcatgtgatgtcatcatgATACTATTGTCACTACTCACCCTTGTCAAACTTCTCCTTGATTGTCATAGTATCCTGAGCATGTCCTGATATCCTGTATATACCCTCTGTAGTCATACCTGTAATAACAAGGTTATCAGTCTGTACTTGTGTAGGTCACACAATGctatactatagctacacaaacacaaaacacATGCTGTGAATCAGCAGTCAGGTAACACTAGAGTTAGCAGTTCAGTGCATGATAAATCCTCCCGAGGCAGGACtggtaacctgcaggaggactgtaCCATATCCCATGTATATAAATAGGTAAGGAAcaaccccaacactgctaagtgAGACATGAAAGCTTTCCCCATGTGTTACACCAATAAactacacactcacactcaacaatacacactacactaacACACATATTATAACACAACAACACACCTCTACTTTCTACTTCCATTACACACTGCCTCAACACTAAAGGTAGTTTAATACTACACAACTTCACATGAGTAGTGAGGTCAACTCCATAAACTGTTAACAAATAACAACAGGTAAATATGGTACACATTTGTCTAAACAATCCTTACTTCTTTTCACCTTGTGTTTAACAGGTTGACAATTGGGCTCGACCTCCTCCTGGCATTGCTTGTGTATATTATAGCCACAATCGACACACTTGTAGCCTTGTGCTCTCAATCCCCACATAAAGTTCTTACATAAATCACACCAGACCATTCCTATGAAGTTGTGTACCTAATAGAGGAGCAGCCGGCTTATACTTGAGCATCATAATAGCATcatacaacaggaaattatGACAAAAGTTGAACAATTCTTCACTTCATTAGCTTTGACAAACAAAATGTTAATAAAATCCTTCACTTCTGACTGGGCACAGCATACCAAATAGTTTTAAAGATGCTTATTAACTTTCATACTGGTTTCTcaactttttcaaacttccctGTTGTATGGTAACATGTTTACCTTGAAATTGTGtggttttttgtagttgaaaaACAACGTGCCTGTATCCAATACAGACTGTTTCACTAAGCTGGGTGTCTATAGAAAAAGAACCCTCCCATTATTGTTTGAACAAGTCTTCCCAACAATAACAATTAAGGACATGAACATACATGTGATTCACTGACTAGCGAGTCCTCAGGAGAGTTTACTGGATCATTGTGGCCGGGTAGGTCATTACGTGGCATTATTGACATTGTAGGATCAGCATTGTAACCGTTAGCAATGGGTAACTGTGAGCGTGAATTATCATCAAAATTGAATTCTTGTTCAACGATTGGAGTAAGGGCACATCGTGTGTCCTTATTGagatcattatcaataaaaccaCTGGGTAACTTGGGAAGAGGTTTCTGTTGTTTAACAGAGCCATTTTGTGTTGATCCCAAACTACTGATAATAGAGCTACGCTGTCTCTGAAGATAATTGTCAGCATTATGCTTCTCCATGTACAGTGTGATCAATCCATCAGCAACCACATCTTCAACATTGTCAAATAACTTCTCTCCTATTAAGGGTCATTGTGATATCAATGGCCGATAGGATGGTATAACACACTCACCAACAAAATGATGATTTCCATCATGGTATAAATGATAGTGTCTAACCCGCTGATTAAAACTACAAAGACCACACGAGTATATACATACTACACTGACCAGCACTCAAATACAATAGCTATAGTACCACCATCATCACTACAGAAACACCTCTTACAGTATACACTAGGCcccacacattttattgtacatTTCTGGATTCAACCCCTGGCCTCTCTATGGCAGATATTTTGGGACTTAAATAGATTTTGTTCAGAAGAGTTTGGTTCTTTCAGAGGTATAACTGCACAGAGCCAGACCTGTTGTAACTAATATAAATGTCCTTATTTATGGAGGTTTTTAATTGAATCCTTAATTTGGAGAGTTTGTTGAGAGGTTTCACTACACTATTATACTTACACAAATGATAAGCTGTAAGTACCAGGTGTCTTCAAGCCTGCTCTGACCAGATAGTTACCATCTTGTGTTCCCAGTATATGACAGGCCTCTTCACGAGTGATACATCCATGATACCTACAGGCATTGTATCACACAGGTGACAACACGAGGGCTATTACCATACACCACACTTACTCTCTGCCATAAATGGGCGGCGGGTGGACATTCTGCCAAGAAAAAAACA
The nucleotide sequence above comes from Dysidea avara chromosome 3, odDysAvar1.4, whole genome shotgun sequence. Encoded proteins:
- the LOC136250120 gene encoding N-chimaerin-like isoform X2 — protein: MTARLGLLNNQREYGVNDIGVVLSPSAAQDEVFSLLDIEDVLDPPDLDADVVDGSDMTDSTVSEDEEDYINCWNPYLYQLQQQAPRPRCVPCRDPNVHPPPIYGREYHGCITREEACHILGTQDGNYLVRAGLKTPGTYSLSFVFNQRVRHYHLYHDGNHHFVGEKLFDNVEDVVADGLITLYMEKHNADNYLQRQRSSIISSLGSTQNGSVKQQKPLPKLPSGFIDNDLNKDTRCALTPIVEQEFNFDDNSRSQLPIANGYNADPTMSIMPRNDLPGHNDPVNSPEDSLVSESHTPSLVKQSVLDTGTLFFNYKKPHNFKVHNFIGMVWCDLCKNFMWGLRAQGYKCVDCGYNIHKQCQEEVEPNCQPVKHKVKRIYGVDLTTHVKLCSIKLPLVLRQCVMEVESRGMTTEGIYRISGHAQDTMTIKEKFDKGVEPQLSAYDVHAVSSALKLYLRELPIPLISYEAYDLCLIATML
- the LOC136250120 gene encoding beta-chimaerin-like isoform X1 yields the protein MTARLGLLNNQREYGVNDIGVVLSPSAAQDEVFSLLDIEDVLDPPDLDADVVDGSDMTDSTVSEDEEDYINCWNPYLYQLQQQAPRPRCVPCRDPNVHPPPIYGREYHGCITREEACHILGTQDGNYLVRAGLKTPGTYSLSFVFNQRVRHYHLYHDGNHHFVGEKLFDNVEDVVADGLITLYMEKHNADNYLQRQRSSIISSLGSTQNGSVKQQKPLPKLPSGFIDNDLNKDTRCALTPIVEQEFNFDDNSRSQLPIANGYNADPTMSIMPRNDLPGHNDPVNSPEDSLVSESHTPSLVKQSVLDTGTLFFNYKKPHNFKVHNFIGMVWCDLCKNFMWGLRAQGYKCVDCGYNIHKQCQEEVEPNCQPVKHKVKRIYGVDLTTHVKLCSIKLPLVLRQCVMEVESRGMTTEGIYRISGHAQDTMTIKEKFDKGVEPQLSAYDVHAVSSALKLYLRELPIPLISYEAYDLCLIATRCESEAECLEKLQLAMGRLTKPHYNALKFLLKHLNRVERCKRLNKMTFKNIAVVFAPTLLRSPQQNGLMEVKRLPGQREAVELLIKHYDTLLTA